A portion of the Punica granatum isolate Tunisia-2019 chromosome 7, ASM765513v2, whole genome shotgun sequence genome contains these proteins:
- the LOC116215321 gene encoding heavy metal-associated isoprenylated plant protein 47-like, with translation MARQEIVIKLCPLHCDKCRAKAMQIAATANGTVISMKIQGTDRDQLVVVGEGIDSANLTQSLRKKFRYADLLSVRSMTS, from the exons ATGGCGCGGCAGGAGATCGTCATAAAGCTGTGTCCACTGCACTGTGATAAGTGCAGGGCCAAAGCTATGCAGATAGCTGCCACAGCCAATG GTACGGTGATTTCGATGAAGATACAAGGGACAGACAGGGACCAACTCGTGGTGGTCGGGGAAGGAATCGATTCAGCAAATCTGACTCAATCCCTGAGAAAAAAGTTCCGGTATGCTGACCTACTGAGCGTTCGATCAATGACATCATGA